A genomic region of Neisseria cinerea contains the following coding sequences:
- a CDS encoding THUMP domain-containing class I SAM-dependent RNA methyltransferase, with the protein MNTLYTLFATCPRGLETVLSQELGSLGCTDVQAFDGGVSCRGGLEQAYAANLHSRTASRILLRLTKGTYRNERDIYKLAKNINWFNWFTLQQTFKVKVEAKRANVKSIQFVGLTVKDAVCDAFRDIYDARPSVDKTSPDVRIHVFLDERHVEVFIDTSGEALFKRGYRLDTGEAPLRENLAAGLLLLAGYDGTQPFQDPFCGSGTIAVEAAWIATGRAPGMMRRFGFEKLQNFDKTLWSDLRRRAEVQVKPAFAPISGSDSDRRIIQTALANARSAGVDDIVSFSVADAQSVRPNGVGGIMVSNPPYGVRLEEVHALQALYPQLGTWLKKHYAGWRVGMFTGDREMPKFMRLSPKRKIPLYNGNLDCRLFLIDMVQGSNR; encoded by the coding sequence ATGAATACTTTATATACACTTTTCGCCACCTGCCCGCGCGGCTTGGAAACCGTTTTATCTCAAGAACTCGGAAGCCTCGGCTGTACCGATGTTCAAGCGTTTGACGGCGGCGTTTCCTGCCGCGGCGGATTGGAACAGGCCTACGCCGCTAACCTGCATTCGCGTACTGCCAGCCGTATCCTGTTGCGTCTGACCAAAGGTACATACCGCAATGAGCGGGACATCTACAAACTTGCCAAAAACATCAACTGGTTCAATTGGTTTACTTTACAGCAGACGTTCAAAGTCAAAGTCGAGGCAAAGCGTGCCAACGTTAAGAGCATCCAATTTGTCGGCCTGACCGTCAAAGATGCCGTCTGCGATGCCTTCCGCGATATTTACGATGCCCGTCCGAGTGTGGACAAAACCTCTCCCGATGTCCGTATCCATGTTTTTTTGGATGAGCGCCACGTCGAGGTTTTTATCGATACTTCGGGCGAAGCCCTGTTTAAACGCGGCTACCGCCTGGATACCGGCGAAGCCCCGCTGCGCGAAAACCTTGCTGCCGGACTGCTGCTCTTGGCAGGTTACGACGGCACGCAGCCGTTTCAGGATCCGTTTTGCGGCAGCGGCACGATTGCCGTCGAGGCAGCTTGGATTGCCACAGGCCGCGCACCGGGCATGATGCGCCGTTTCGGTTTTGAGAAACTGCAAAATTTTGATAAAACGCTGTGGTCGGATTTGCGCCGCCGTGCCGAAGTGCAGGTCAAACCCGCTTTTGCACCGATTTCGGGCAGCGACAGCGACCGTCGCATCATTCAGACGGCATTGGCCAACGCACGCAGCGCCGGGGTGGACGACATCGTTTCCTTCAGCGTTGCCGATGCGCAGTCCGTCCGTCCGAACGGCGTGGGCGGCATTATGGTGTCCAATCCGCCCTACGGTGTGCGCCTTGAGGAAGTCCACGCTTTGCAGGCACTTTATCCGCAGTTGGGTACGTGGTTGAAAAAACACTATGCCGGCTGGCGGGTCGGCATGTTTACCGGCGACAGGGAAATGCCCAAATTCATGCGTCTGTCGCCAAAACGCAAAATCCCACTTTATAACGGCAACCTCGATTGCCGCCTGTTTCTGATTGATATGGTGCAGGGATCGAACCGTTGA
- the acpS gene encoding holo-ACP synthase: protein MIYGIGTDIVSLKRIVRLSKKFGQAFAERILTPEELLEFPQAGKPVNYLAKRFAAKEAFAKAVGTGIRGAVSFRNIGIGHDALGKPEFFYAPALSKWLEEQGISRVSLSMSDEEDTVLAFVVAEK from the coding sequence ATGATTTACGGCATAGGCACAGATATTGTTTCCCTCAAACGCATCGTCCGCCTGAGCAAAAAGTTCGGACAGGCGTTTGCCGAGCGCATCCTCACCCCCGAAGAACTGCTTGAATTTCCTCAGGCGGGCAAACCCGTCAACTACCTTGCCAAACGCTTTGCCGCCAAAGAAGCCTTTGCCAAAGCCGTCGGTACGGGCATACGCGGTGCGGTTTCCTTCCGTAACATCGGCATCGGGCATGACGCATTGGGCAAACCCGAATTTTTCTATGCCCCCGCCCTGTCCAAATGGCTGGAGGAACAAGGCATTAGCCGCGTCAGCCTCAGCATGAGCGACGAAGAAGACACCGTATTGGCATTTGTCGTTGCCGAAAAATAA
- the pdxJ gene encoding pyridoxine 5'-phosphate synthase: MLLGVNIDHIATVRNARGTTYPSPVEAALVAETHGADLITMHLREDRRHIKDADVFAVKNAIRTRLNLEMALTEEMLENALKVMPEDVCIVPEKRQEITTEGGLDVLAQQEKIAEFTKILTDAGIRVSLFIDADNEQIQAAYDVGAPVIELHTGAYADARSHAEQIKQFERLQNGAHFASDLGLVVNAGHGLTIHNVTPIAQILAIRELNIGHSLISQALFLGLPEAVRQMKETMFRARMLP, encoded by the coding sequence ATGCTTTTAGGTGTCAACATCGATCACATCGCCACCGTCCGCAATGCCCGCGGCACGACCTATCCCAGCCCTGTGGAAGCGGCATTGGTCGCGGAAACGCACGGTGCGGATTTGATTACCATGCACCTGCGCGAAGACCGCCGCCACATCAAAGACGCGGACGTGTTCGCCGTCAAAAACGCCATCCGCACGCGCCTGAACCTTGAAATGGCACTGACCGAAGAAATGCTGGAAAACGCGCTTAAAGTCATGCCAGAAGACGTGTGCATCGTGCCTGAAAAACGTCAGGAAATCACGACCGAAGGCGGCTTGGACGTATTGGCGCAACAAGAAAAAATTGCCGAGTTCACCAAAATCCTGACCGACGCAGGCATCCGCGTTTCGCTCTTCATCGATGCCGACAACGAGCAAATCCAAGCCGCCTATGATGTTGGCGCACCCGTTATCGAGCTGCACACCGGCGCATACGCCGATGCACGCAGCCATGCCGAACAAATCAAGCAATTCGAGCGTCTGCAAAACGGCGCGCATTTTGCCAGCGATTTGGGCTTGGTCGTCAACGCCGGACACGGACTGACCATACATAACGTTACCCCCATCGCCCAAATCCTCGCCATCCGCGAGCTGAACATCGGACATTCGCTGATTTCGCAGGCACTTTTCCTCGGATTGCCCGAGGCCGTGCGCCAGATGAAAGAAACCATGTTCCGTGCAAGAATGCTGCCGTAA
- a CDS encoding NUDIX domain-containing protein, protein MTQDTRPLIRVVAGILLNRDGDYLLSSRPEGKPYAGYWEFAGGKVEAGETDFQALQREFEEELGIRILAATPWLTKIHSYEHARVCLKFLWVNPDQWTGEPQSREGQEWSWQKAGDFTVAPMLPANGALLRSLSVPRRLYGSLKTGLYGENSMGTYRVVPCSRNGTHDANVLVGADWRQTETAGTGQSVWAEVETHIQWRQAQEKGADVVVWRVCNDVQAQGAAEALRQGVSVPLVLAANGQTVARYGKLWLGLGAHAVVTDEAIGQNHG, encoded by the coding sequence ATGACCCAAGACACCCGACCCCTTATCCGCGTCGTTGCCGGCATCCTGCTCAACCGGGACGGCGACTACCTGCTCAGTTCCCGCCCCGAAGGTAAACCCTATGCCGGATATTGGGAATTTGCCGGCGGTAAGGTCGAAGCGGGCGAAACCGACTTCCAAGCCCTGCAACGCGAGTTTGAAGAAGAACTCGGCATCCGCATCCTCGCCGCCACGCCTTGGCTGACCAAAATCCATTCCTACGAACACGCCCGCGTCTGCCTGAAATTCCTATGGGTAAACCCCGACCAATGGACGGGCGAACCGCAATCCCGCGAAGGGCAGGAATGGTCTTGGCAGAAGGCGGGTGATTTTACCGTTGCCCCCATGCTGCCTGCCAACGGTGCGCTTTTGCGTTCGCTGTCCGTTCCGCGCCGTTTGTACGGCAGCCTGAAAACAGGTTTGTACGGTGAGAACAGTATGGGTACGTATCGTGTTGTCCCATGCAGTCGGAATGGGACACATGATGCAAACGTTCTGGTCGGTGCGGATTGGCGGCAGACGGAAACAGCCGGAACAGGGCAAAGCGTGTGGGCGGAGGTGGAAACGCATATCCAATGGAGGCAGGCGCAGGAAAAGGGCGCGGATGTTGTCGTGTGGCGCGTGTGCAATGATGTTCAGGCACAAGGGGCGGCAGAAGCCCTGCGTCAGGGCGTATCTGTGCCGCTCGTACTTGCCGCAAACGGACAGACGGTTGCACGTTATGGAAAACTATGGCTCGGATTGGGGGCGCATGCTGTGGTAACGGACGAAGCAATAGGGCAGAACCATGGATAA